The Magnolia sinica isolate HGM2019 chromosome 11, MsV1, whole genome shotgun sequence DNA window TGCACAAAAAATTGAGATCTTTGCaatgaaaaaagagagatcaTGGTTTAGGGTgagtttggttgcactaaatatccataatatttggtgcaaccaaacacactatgatataaaatattattttaattctTTCCAAAAATCTCTGATAAATAActactattaactaaaatgagatgaacttcatttttttaattagtAGAAGACTACCTTAATAATTTCCGGTGTGACGATGTTGGGTCCTCTGGAAGAGAATGAAGCGACTTGGGGAGCCTTTTGATCAAAGACTGCTTGGCTTTTGTGAATCCTAGCCACTGGATTTCTGCTCAAAATACATCAACGGATTATATGAAACAActtcatgtatttcttaaggatgctaattgggcttaaaattttttttttccattaaaaattaaaataaaaacttccaaaaaaaaaacttgacaAATGGGTCACAATCAATCTTGGAAATATGAGTTCCCAGCCGTTAAATTGGTGTCACAGGTTAATTAGACCGTTAGGATGGCTCCCAAGGTAAGTTGTGTTCAGTGATACTTTGAAACctcaaactcaactcaactcggctgaGCAGACTCGGGACCAAAGGGTAAGTGCAATCCTCACCTGGTCATGTTCAGGTACTTAGAAACCTCTATTCCTGCATCCTTGGTGAGTACAAGATACGGTAGAACATAAGAGAACGCATTATCAGTTTCACCGTCTGCTATCATAACAGATCCGTGGGCCCCAGCTTCATATGGCCCCTCGCCTTTCATCACATCAGTGTTGCAGTAAACAATCTTTCCTTTCACTTTCTTGGGATCCAAAGTGTGGCGAAAACATAAACTGAAAGAGAgacaaaaaaattaaataaaataaaaaagaaaaaaaaagactatAATTGCAAGtagcatttgtggcccatctgagaaaTAACAGGAATCGGACGATCCACTTCCTGATCGGACCATACGAAGGACCATACGAAAAACAATGATCATCGGATGAGCTAGAAACATTACTCTGCACCCTCTACAGTAGTGGGATCGGATGAATTCGCCGCATTGGCTCCAAATATGAAGGGAGTGAACTTATTTTCGGTGGCGAAAGTGTTGACAGAAACTCCCTAATAAAAATTAAATCTGAGTGAGTTAAAGATGAATggaataatacacacacacacacgcacgcgcgcGCGCATGCATACTTATATATACTTAAATGGTAGTGTGATTATCCgaattgtgggcccaccataaaagaTAGGTCATGGCCCAAAATTAATGAAAGAGAAAACATTGATacttggcagagtgtgatggacacacacacacatgcatacctATATACTTAATGGTAGTGTGATTatatccaaattgtgggcccaccataaaagaTGGGTCGTAGcccaaataagaaagagaaaaCATTGATacttggcagagtgtgatggatgatacacaggcacttgagATTACTTAAAAATTGCACATGTAGCATACACgtaatcaaataaattaaaatgtcCAAATTATGTAACCGGTGTAGATGTATTATGAAACAacaattaagcttatttgattatctgaccatagGTGGACATTTATTTaacagttaaaaaagaaaaagaaaatataacttGATAACGTACAATGGGCTTGCACACTTTTGTCGATTGACATGAGTTGATATCtatcacgtgtacaatttctgagtgcatgcatATCAAGTTCACAGGTAACCAGAGTATCATACTGGACATATGATACTATCATATTTAAGGGGTCGTATGGTTGCACAGAATACCATGAAATTTCACGATATTAAATGCAACCAAGGCTGTCAACCGCCGGGCCTAGGGTTGGTCCCTGCccatattttgaaatattttgggCCAGGCAATCGGGCTAAGCCTATTCGACATTTTAATTTTGACAACCCGGGCCCAGCCCATTGAAAGCCTACCCTAGGAGCACTATAAATGATTTATAGTGTTCCTTACTGCATTCATTAACTTTGACAGTTTaattgattgatctgaactgGTTATTTAAACTTATTTTTAGCACTTACCATTGAAGTTTAATATTTTCCTTGACTTTTAAggcttgtttggataccaccaaataagttataagtaacttatttgagataagtaagtttcgTTTAAgtttaattataagtaacttctCACTTAaaggtacttaatcacttcagcttaacaAGTAGAAAACAAGATAAGTTACtactctctctcaaaaaaaaaaagaagaagataagttacttgaggcataagtaacttaagatccaaacactCTCATATTAATTTAAATCATTTAGCAAATCTGGCTTATAAATTGTGTAaattagtttttattaaaaatatgaaAGTTTTTTCTTGGCTTTCCAGCCCCTCCCCCTTATTTACTGCTTAAGGCTCCATGCTGTTAGTGGAAGTGGATTCGTCATACCCCTGCCTAGACCATAATTCATCCGGGagctatgtggggctcaccaagatgtatgggttttatcgatgccgtctatccattttggatatcattttagagtagagcccaaaaatgaagcagatccacaccataggaagcaaggATGACAGGACACTTACCCATCGAAACCTCCTTAGGGccatatgtttatttgccatccaacccgttcacaaggtcatATGTTCATAGATGAAGGGGAAGCACAAATACCAGCTTCATACAAAACCTTTAGAGCTTCCGAtaaattttcaatcttttttagttcaaaatctaaaataattTGTCAAAAATGATTCCGTATTAAAATTTCATTTCCTTTTTGGTTAAAATATCTAAAAAATTATTCCAAAATTACAATTCAACactttaaattattttagaattagagcttattttttaatttatcaaAAAAGTCTTAAAAAACATTTCACGACTAACATGCAAAAATCACAATAATAAAATGGTCCAACCCATGCTTGATTAGGCCTTTGtttctatagccatccattttccaaaccaAATATGGTTGTTTACACTTGCCTAACAAAAATGATTCTTTGCAATCATaggcaatccatgatggtccatTGTGAATAGATGATTCGAATTGTTCATGGGACATACTTTTGTATAAACAATcgtgaccatccatattaaaagGCGATTGTAAATGTATAGTATACTTTAAAACAGTGTCGTGTTTGGATGGTAGGCCATCAAATATACATTTTacttaatgaacagtctagattagTGGATTGGGGTGTCTAAGTGTCCCTACTAGGAGTACTATAACTTAGTGATATGAGAGCATTAGAGCATTTCTCAATAATTCAACAATAAAATTATTTCAACTAGTTGGACAATTTGTTACAGTCCACTCCCGCAGATAACATCATAGGAAGAGATTTTTAGCCATTGAAAAATAGCAATAtataggtgtggtccactggatgatTAGATATAGATGATTTTTGTACCATGTGATCCTCATGATaaggccaacctattggatgggttggatgtggcACACACATTAAGGGTTGGACAGACTTGATCTGGTATTTGAGTCAACTCGGACCAACTAGACACGAGTCATGTTTCCAAGTTTTAAAATATGCTCACATAGATGCCATGGAACCAGTAGAACCAGTAAATTGGACCAGAACCGACCAAACTGCACCGGTTTTGAAGTGCACTAGTTCCGgttttgattccaaaaatcaaagaactgatTAGTTTGGTATAGTTCTCGGTTTGGGGTCTTGTAGAACCGATCTGAACCATGAACCGGACCTTAGAACCAAACTCAGAATGAATCAGACTGAGTTTACAACATATTTTAGTTATCTATTTTATTAGTTTAGTTatctatttgactcatgatttatgatttataATGCGCTCTTTGATTGTTTCTATAAATGTTTTTTTGCACATCTTACAtaatatctaaatcattcatcaaatAGATCACAATACGAATGGACATAggttggttttttttaaaaaaacacgcAATTGGGCTGACAGAACCATAGAACCGAACCTGAACCGGAACCAAACCAGTTTTCACGGTCAGTTCTGgtttggttctagggtgcaaacagTCTGGTTCCAGTTCCAAATTTTCCTGGAACCGTTAGGAACAgttcggttctggtttcaccccagaactagaccgaaccgacccgtgtgcacccctaccatGCACATGTACACAAATTAGAAGAATTAATAAACCGAGCACGCTCAGATATTTGTAGTCATGATCATACTAAAAAGTGTGCCGCAAACGACCATGCGGCAAATGCTTGAAATCCTGACCATCCGATGATCAACGGTGGATAGATCAAACGGGGCACATGCATTTCAATTTGCTAATTTTCAATAGCACTAATCAGATTTTCTAATACCATGCTTACCACAAAGGACCTGTGATTGCCAAGCGTCAGATTCGTTGTGAAGCGTCGATCGATGGAGCTAGCCGCTACAGTCAAAATCCAGGGTGCAACGTTGGATGCAGTAAAGCTATAGGGCCCGCTATTCCCGGCGGACATAGACACAAAGATCCCATTCTTCATGGCATGGAACGAGCCAATGGCCAAACTGTCTTCAAAATAAGTAAAGGCACCGGTCCCCCCAAGCGATACCGATACGAGGTCCACACCGTCGTGGATCATATCATCAAATGCAGCCAAGATGTCTGCATCTGCACACCCATCACCCCAGCACACTTTGTATACTGCAAGCCTCGCAGATGGAACTGCGCCGCGGGCGGTTCCTTGTGCCAAATGAAAGAAGTTGGCGTTCCTCACTTCACTTCCGGCAGCCGTTGATGAGGtgtgggtcccatgtcctaaTGTGTCACGCGGCGAAGGGTCTTCCCAATCGGGGTAATTTTTTTGGTAATTGTAGGAGCGAGCACCAATGATCTTACTACAAAATTTCAATGGGACCATAAGATCAGCATCCAAATACACCCATTGAACCAAATGAACATAGACCCAGCCCAACCAGTTCACAATACTGATCCAAAACAACCCAGGTCCAGCCTTTTGTCATACTAGCTTTGATGGATCAAAGCCAGGGCTCCTGACATGGTTATGAGACCATATAATAGTGGTCAAGGTCCTAAAACAGGTCTCAATAGCTATCAGACAACGGTTTATCCTTTCGAGAGACACGGCAATCTAATCCGGATTCATGGTATAGAATAgaccaaaactataacctattTACAATTGCATACACTAAATAACTTTAATGATAGACAACCTAGATGTGTGTGTATGCACATGTACTTTATGTATGATGACCCTGCATGTCTTAAACCTTAGGACAACTCTAGAATAATTCTAATAAAGTTAAAACTGAAAATTCTGTAATTATGTGCCTAAAGTTATTAAATCTGAAAATTCCAACAATAAAGGACTAAGAAATACTAAGCAGAAAATTTAACAAGTCAAATCAGAAAATTCAGAAGCTATATGTGACCTATATGCTCTACGATGGGGTATGAGTATTTTGTCGAATACCTACCCAACACTAGAACTTGGCTCTGATACAAAAAGTTAGGAATGTAGGAATATTTACTTGTTGCAATAGATGTTTTGGCAAAATCCCTTCCATTTGTTTGGCGGGGGCCCCAATCCTTTATCGTTGAAGCTCTTTGATTCAGGCCAGATTCCACTGTCTAGCATACCAATGATGATGTCGCTCTCAACGTCTGGCCGTCTGTCCACTGTTTCCGTGAGGCTCAAGAAATTCCATGATCTTGTGGTGTGAAGCTTGTGAGTTTTGCTTGGAAACACTGATACTATACCTTCCATGCCTACATGTTTGTTCAGAAACCTTTCCATGAATATTACCTCTTGAATTTAATACTTGATGTGAAAAATGTGTAcgagatccgggccattcatcaagtgggtcccaccatatgtgcaTGATGAAACTTTGGCCCGTTTAGATCAACCGGTGGGTTGGCTGTATAAGAAAACGGATGGTGATCAACTTATTCAATacacaaatgtggcccacctgaatgactAGATCGTGGACACtcaacaagtgggacccactttataaTTTTTGATTACCAGCTAGCTTTTGTTGCTCCTGCTCGGTCAGCCACGCTGCAaatccattgaaactctttttgtaGCTGTAGACTATGGATTCTTTTGTTGAGCTGCTCCAAAATCCAAACATTTAGATTAAACAGTTACCCATttgtgaaaaattcaaaacagaaaATTTTACCAGAAAGCTCAAGATATTGATAACTcggtatgtggggcccacggaatgtgtgcatgacatccaatccgttcatcatggtggggcacaactTGTGAATGTATTGGATATATAGAATATGCAAAGCATGGTGGTCCATGGACAATCCGGAAGGCATTTGGTGGCGAGTGTCCCTCTTCAaactgttacctgtggtgtggcccacctgagttttggatgtcctGATATTTTGGGTGCCATGGAGAATGTGAGAGGGCACATTTactggacagattggatgtcctgtgcacattacagtggacttaaGTTTAATTCAACTAGCCACGTGTGGGATGTGAGTGaggtgagatccaagccattcagaaCAGTGGTCCTACAACGAAGATGGGACGCGCCGCTATCTAAGGTTTTAGGCGTGATTT harbors:
- the LOC131218161 gene encoding cucumisin-like, with amino-acid sequence MGALPKDYEYSENEMYVESRHHNILEEVLEGSSSTKESIVYSYKKSFNGFAAWLTEQEQQKLAGMEGIVSVFPSKTHKLHTTRSWNFLSLTETVDRRPDVESDIIIGMLDSGIWPESKSFNDKGLGPPPNKWKGFCQNIYCNNKIIGARSYNYQKNYPDWEDPSPRDTLGHGTHTSSTAAGSEVRNANFFHLAQGTARGAVPSARLAVYKVCWGDGCADADILAAFDDMIHDGVDLVSVSLGGTGAFTYFEDSLAIGSFHAMKNGIFVSMSAGNSGPYSFTASNVAPWILTVAASSIDRRFTTNLTLGNHRSFVGVSVNTFATENKFTPFIFGANAANSSDPTTVEGADLCFRHTLDPKKVKGKIVYCNTDVMKGEGPYEAGAHGSVMIADGETDNAFSYVLPYLVLTKDAGIEVSKYLNMTRNPVARIHKSQAVFDQKAPQVASFSSRGPNIVTPEIIKPDITAPGVDILAAWSPKGSISGYEGDTRQSKYNIISGTSMSCPHATGAAAYIKSFHPSWSPAAIKSALMTTAFPMDYSGSQDHEFSYGAGHINPMSAVNPGLVYDATEADYIQMLCNQGYDAMHLKLITGVNTSCPNATLGSPSDLNYPSLASPIVEPTYFTKIFPRTVTNVGPPNSEYNVTIKSHPRVNITVEPSVLQFKSACEKLSFTVTVTVSEPLDNFNIAPSSLVWSDGRHEVRSPIVVYSDYKSSSDVKQTVKRSIVVHSSP